One genomic region from Deltaproteobacteria bacterium encodes:
- a CDS encoding site-specific DNA-methyltransferase — translation MSVAKKAVDPFSDVPPHFRSGRGAAYLGDARDLLAKVPANSVDLLLTSPPYALHFKKEYGNVDQDRYVEWLLEFAPDIRRVLKPTGSFVLNIGGSWTPGAPTRSLCHFEIALRLVKECRFHLAQEFFWYNPAKLPAPAEWVNVRKIRVKDSVECVWWFSKEPFPKADNQAVLQPYSPDMLRLLKNGYRAKTRPSGHVITSKFVDRGGSIPGNLLTIGNNDANSRYFVRCDETGNKPHPARFPPQLPAFFIRFLTDRDDLVLDPFAGSCTTGEVAENLGRRWIAFERSAEYLETAKFRFEAPWDDDRRGLITGGDRESPDQMPLFEI, via the coding sequence ATGAGTGTTGCGAAAAAAGCCGTCGATCCGTTTTCGGATGTGCCTCCGCACTTTCGGTCGGGCCGTGGAGCGGCTTATCTCGGTGACGCACGCGATCTGCTCGCGAAGGTTCCCGCCAATTCCGTCGATCTGTTGCTGACCTCGCCGCCGTACGCGCTTCACTTCAAGAAGGAATACGGAAACGTCGATCAGGATCGCTACGTGGAGTGGCTGCTGGAATTCGCTCCGGATATCCGACGCGTGCTCAAGCCGACCGGCTCATTCGTGCTCAACATCGGCGGAAGCTGGACGCCGGGCGCGCCCACACGCTCGCTCTGCCATTTCGAGATTGCCCTGCGCCTGGTGAAGGAATGCCGGTTTCATCTCGCGCAGGAATTTTTCTGGTACAACCCGGCCAAGCTTCCCGCGCCGGCCGAGTGGGTCAACGTCCGGAAAATCCGGGTCAAGGACTCCGTGGAATGCGTTTGGTGGTTTTCGAAGGAGCCGTTCCCTAAAGCCGACAATCAGGCGGTTCTTCAGCCGTACTCGCCCGATATGCTGCGGCTGCTGAAAAACGGCTATCGCGCGAAAACGCGACCGAGCGGCCACGTCATCACATCGAAATTCGTCGATCGCGGCGGCAGCATTCCGGGAAATCTCCTGACCATTGGAAACAACGATGCGAACAGTCGTTACTTCGTGCGCTGTGACGAAACCGGAAACAAACCGCATCCCGCGCGATTTCCGCCGCAACTCCCGGCGTTTTTCATCCGCTTTCTCACGGATCGCGACGACCTCGTCCTCGACCCGTTCGCCGGGTCGTGCACGACAGGAGAGGTTGCGGAAAATCTGGGGCGACGCTGGATTGCGTTCGAGCGGAGCGCGGAGTATCTCGAAACGGCGAAATTCCGGTTCGAAGCACCATGGGACGACGATCGCCGGGGGCTCATTACGGGCGGCGACCGGGAAAGTCCCGACCAGATGCCGCTGTTCGAAATCTGA
- a CDS encoding helix-turn-helix transcriptional regulator, protein MKSDELFSRLGARVRELRERRGWSQETLAERCGKHYTYVGRIERGVQNVTIEVLAEVADALGATLADLVAIDDHPLLRNWNVSALDVVHAVHHGFRAQVDVKGKLAEWKLFQELEALRTDGAIASVQWLDEDNKPDFILTVAGRDIVVECKNVRSKTKSERPDAPIKVELQKTRNSKDGTNTRGYSTSHFHVLSVCLFNRTGRWTFLHVAVNNLATRPDDAKMLKVFHAVPASADSRWRSRIEEAIGDLAR, encoded by the coding sequence ATGAAAAGCGACGAACTGTTCAGCCGACTCGGCGCGCGCGTTCGCGAGCTTCGCGAACGTCGCGGATGGAGCCAGGAAACGCTCGCCGAGCGTTGCGGAAAGCACTACACCTATGTCGGACGAATCGAACGAGGCGTTCAGAACGTCACGATCGAAGTGTTGGCCGAAGTCGCCGACGCGCTGGGCGCGACCCTCGCCGACCTCGTCGCGATTGACGATCATCCTCTTCTCCGAAACTGGAACGTGTCGGCGCTCGACGTCGTGCATGCCGTTCACCACGGGTTTCGGGCACAGGTGGACGTCAAGGGAAAGCTCGCGGAATGGAAGCTGTTTCAGGAACTCGAGGCGCTTCGCACCGATGGGGCCATTGCGAGTGTTCAGTGGCTGGATGAGGACAACAAACCCGACTTTATCCTGACGGTTGCCGGTCGGGACATCGTCGTGGAATGCAAGAACGTGCGTAGCAAAACGAAGTCGGAACGACCGGACGCGCCGATCAAGGTGGAACTCCAGAAGACCCGGAACTCGAAGGACGGAACGAACACGCGGGGGTACTCGACGAGCCACTTCCATGTCCTGTCCGTCTGCCTCTTCAACCGAACGGGTCGCTGGACATTTCTTCATGTCGCGGTGAACAACTTGGCCACGCGGCCCGATGATGCGAAGATGTTGAAGGTGTTTCATGCGGTCCCCGCGTCGGCGGACAGCCGTTGGCGGAGCCGTATCGAAGAAGCGATTGGGGACCTTGCGCGATGA
- the dnaX gene encoding DNA polymerase III subunit gamma/tau: MSYLVLARKYRPQTFDEIVGQPHITRTLKSAIASGRIAHSYLFTGTRGVGKTTVARVLAKALNCETGPTATPCNTCRNCVEITRGSSVDVFEIDGASNTGVDDVRDLRENIKYLPQGSRHRIVIIDEVHMLSTSAFNALLKTLEEPPAHVVFMFATTEVHKIPDTILSRCQQYDFKMIGLRDIHEYLRRVVEAEKLKMNDDQLVLIARKAEGSMRDALSYLDQALSFAGEGITTAELTDILGILDRRLLMSLSDAVLGGRTDEAVDILEKLSVVAWDVKAFYGDLLEHFRNLVVAKISKRPETMINATTDELAELVRQAGGATYETLENLFSILVDAEEEVLRSGHPRLVLEMVLIRLATARPVAALDDLARELGRIRAMLAKGGAMPTGSAPRSGPQGVPPRPASSPPTSSPPRTRMAGADEPAPAVVKSPNGAAGPNGAAKPAPAIPDGATPVERFRATLRARDFKLSALLGRGSVDVKDNLVVLGMPKGLHFDEVTSEKRVLEEMVAEVFGETAKLVIEALDQPGKVSPLAVPTPSPASARASRERRKTELLKLATQNSTVQQLRGAFPGADLTVEEKS, translated from the coding sequence ATGTCGTATCTCGTTCTCGCGCGCAAATACCGCCCGCAGACCTTTGACGAGATCGTCGGCCAGCCCCACATCACGCGCACGCTCAAGTCGGCCATCGCCTCGGGGCGAATCGCCCACTCGTACCTGTTCACCGGCACGCGCGGCGTGGGCAAGACGACCGTCGCCCGCGTACTCGCCAAGGCCCTGAACTGCGAGACCGGCCCCACCGCCACGCCGTGCAACACCTGCCGCAACTGCGTCGAGATCACGCGCGGCTCGTCGGTGGACGTGTTCGAGATCGACGGCGCGTCCAACACCGGCGTCGACGACGTGCGCGACCTGCGCGAGAACATCAAGTACCTGCCCCAGGGCTCGCGCCACCGCATCGTCATCATCGACGAAGTCCACATGCTCTCGACGAGCGCGTTCAACGCGCTGCTCAAAACGCTCGAGGAGCCCCCGGCCCACGTGGTGTTCATGTTCGCCACCACCGAGGTCCACAAGATTCCCGACACGATCCTCTCGCGCTGCCAGCAGTACGACTTCAAGATGATCGGCCTGCGCGACATCCACGAATACCTGCGGCGCGTCGTCGAGGCCGAGAAGCTGAAGATGAACGACGATCAGCTCGTGCTGATCGCGCGAAAGGCCGAAGGCTCGATGCGCGACGCGCTGAGCTATCTCGACCAGGCGCTGTCGTTCGCCGGCGAGGGCATCACCACCGCGGAACTCACCGACATCCTCGGCATCCTGGACCGGCGGCTGCTGATGAGTCTGTCCGACGCCGTGCTCGGCGGACGCACCGACGAGGCCGTAGACATTCTGGAGAAGCTCTCGGTCGTCGCGTGGGACGTGAAGGCGTTCTACGGCGACCTGCTCGAGCATTTCCGCAACCTCGTCGTCGCGAAGATCTCGAAACGCCCCGAGACGATGATCAACGCGACGACTGACGAATTGGCGGAACTCGTGCGTCAGGCCGGCGGCGCGACGTACGAGACGCTCGAAAACCTGTTTTCGATTCTGGTCGACGCCGAGGAAGAGGTGTTGCGCAGCGGCCATCCGCGCCTCGTGCTCGAAATGGTGCTGATTCGCCTCGCCACCGCGCGGCCCGTCGCGGCGCTCGACGATCTCGCCCGCGAACTGGGCCGCATCCGCGCAATGCTGGCGAAGGGCGGCGCGATGCCGACCGGTTCGGCTCCGCGATCGGGTCCGCAGGGCGTGCCGCCGCGTCCAGCGTCATCTCCGCCGACATCATCACCGCCGCGCACGCGCATGGCCGGCGCGGACGAGCCCGCTCCCGCGGTTGTGAAATCGCCGAACGGCGCGGCCGGTCCGAACGGCGCGGCCAAACCTGCCCCGGCGATCCCCGATGGCGCGACGCCCGTCGAGCGGTTCCGCGCCACGCTGCGCGCCCGCGACTTCAAGCTCTCGGCGCTGCTCGGGCGCGGGAGCGTGGACGTGAAGGACAACCTTGTCGTGCTGGGCATGCCCAAGGGGTTGCACTTCGACGAAGTGACGAGCGAAAAGCGCGTGCTGGAAGAGATGGTGGCGGAGGTCTTCGGGGAGACGGCGAAGCTCGTCATCGAAGCGCTCGACCAACCGGGCAAGGTGTCGCCGCTCGCCGTGCCGACGCCCAGCCCCGCGTCGGCCCGCGCGTCGCGCGAGCGACGCAAGACCGAATTGCTCAAACTCGCGACGCAGAACTCGACCGTGCAGCAGCTTCGCGGCGCATTCCCCGGCGCGGATTTGACGGTGGAAGAGAAGAGTTGA